Proteins encoded by one window of Rhodamnia argentea isolate NSW1041297 chromosome 6, ASM2092103v1, whole genome shotgun sequence:
- the LOC115756453 gene encoding uncharacterized protein LOC115756453 isoform X2 codes for MPSNNLGRSSEQQHHADSGFLAREGAQKLDVGFPRDSLTAKLGHSSKEIQWIGSPWTCKKKRKHFPSFLRKGVKVSVHDFVYVLAEEDKRLVAYLDDMFEDSKGNKMVVVQWFHKVDEVGMDLPRNFNDREIFFSLCLQDLSIECIDGLATVLSPQHFNKYMNEASKSSLEIFVCHNLFEEDEMKPFDITQVEGYWNQDVLKRMNPFPLPKPPLRSQVTEFPRDIKCNVDEDGGIRPAKKQRHVKESDDIEMHCSNECSEQKIMKKDPPHHFIVGSEVEVLSQDSGLRGCWYRALIIKASNAKVKVRYQDILDAVDETKKLEEWIPACREASADEFGFRILGRSMIRPSQQSRECEVPKVVDAGTVVDAWWNDGWWEGIVVRGESEGRLLVYFPGEKRELVFPLGDLRHSREWSENRWIHIRNRADIITAISPHLRMDQHVGGHRSNEAVEAAIKDCKTSRNNEAGCENPLNHRPYSQYDGVDESLAVPDLLKDDSLAHLKWKVSRKRSRSGGSSSSKVQFDNDCMSSPEMGICTRARFLIDATLKVEHDNCKFAGDSLFSSSVVPTLTSLVMSR; via the exons ATGCCCTCAAATAATCTAG GTCGGTCATCTGAACAGCAGCATCATGCGGACAGTGGCTTTTTGGCTAGAGAAGGTGCACAGAAGCTGGATGTTGGTTTCCCTAGG GATTCTCTGACTGCGAAACTGGGTCATTCTTCCAAGGAGATCCAGTGGATAGGCTCCCCGTGGACATGCAAAAAAAAGCGgaagcattttccttcttttctccgTAAAGGTGTCAAAGTCTCT GTTCATGATTTTGTGTATGTTCTTGCTGAAGAGGATAAACGACTGGTTGCTTACTTAGACGATATGTTCGAGGATTCCAAGGGCAACAAGATGGTTGTTGTACAATGGTTTCACAAAGTTGATGAGGTTGGGATGGATTTGCCTCGCAATTTTAATGACAgagagattttcttttctctttgtctTCAAGATCTCAGCATCGAATGTATTGATGGATTGGCTACTGTCCTCAGTCCCCAGCATTTCAATAAATATATGAATGAGGCAAGCAAATCTTCTTTGGAAATATTTGTTTGCCATAACCTCTTCGAAGAGGATGAGATGAAGCCTTTTGATATTACTCAAGTTGAAGGATACTGGAATCAGGATGTCCTGAAACGTATGAATCCCTTTCCTCTACCGAAACCTCCACTAAGATCTCAGGTGACTGAATTTCCACGAGATATTAAATGCAATGTTGATGAAGATGGTGGTATCAGACCTGCAAAGAAGCAACGCCATGTGAAGGAAAGTGATGACATTGAGATGCATTGTTCGAATGAATGCtctgagcaaaaaataatgaagaaagacCCTccacatcatttcatcgtagGTTCTGAAGTCGAGGTGCTATCTCAAGACAGTGGCTTGAGGGGATGTTGGTACAGAGCTTTAATCATTAAGGCTTCCAATGCCAAAGTTAAGGTTCGTTATCAGGACATTCTGGATGCAGTTGATGAAACAAAGAAGCTTGAG GAGTGGATTCCAGCATGTAGAGAGGCTTCTGCTGATGAATTTGGTTTCAGAATTCTTGGAAGGTCAATGATTCGGCCATCCCAACAGTCTAGAGAATGTGAAGTTCCAAAGGTTGTTGATGCTGGGACTGTTGTGGATGCTTGGTGGAATGATGGGTGGTGGGAGGGCATCGTGGTCCGCGGAGAATCTGAAGGCAGACTGCTTGTCTATTTCCCAG GAGAAAAACGAGAATTAGTCTTCCCACTTGGGGACTTGAGACATTCCCGAGAATGGTCAGAAAATAGATGGATTCATATACGGAATAGAGCTGATATCATCACTGCAATATCGCCTCATTTGCGGATGGATCAGCATGTGGGGGGACATCGCAGTAATGAGGCTGTTGAAGCTGCAATTAAGGACTGTAAGACATCAAGAAACAATGAGGCTGGTTGTGAGAATCCTTTGAATCATCGGCCGTACTCTCAATATGATGGGGTAGATGAGTCGCTGGCTGTTCCAGATCTTCTGAAGGATGATTCTCTTGCTCATTTGAAATGGAAGGTTTCAAGGAAGAGAAGTCGAAGTGGTGGGAGCTCTTCCTCGAAGGTACAGTTTGATAATGACTGTATGAGCTCGCCGGAGATGGGAATCTGTACCCGTGCGAGGTTTTTGATAGATGCCACCCTGAAAGTTGAGCACGACAACTGCAAGTTTGCGGGTGATTCACTTTTCAGTTCTTCAGTTGTGCCGACGCTGACAAGCTTGGTCATGTCCAGGTGA
- the LOC115756453 gene encoding uncharacterized protein LOC115756453 isoform X1: protein MEKSAAAASPSSAASSGYVAWEEVPVSSDKGRREVHFFLRRRDGGKDLAVVGRERTLRHMSYNCALRSRSAIGLGDSSLVSSLKCRREVVDWLNSVIQGRSSEQQHHADSGFLAREGAQKLDVGFPRDSLTAKLGHSSKEIQWIGSPWTCKKKRKHFPSFLRKGVKVSVHDFVYVLAEEDKRLVAYLDDMFEDSKGNKMVVVQWFHKVDEVGMDLPRNFNDREIFFSLCLQDLSIECIDGLATVLSPQHFNKYMNEASKSSLEIFVCHNLFEEDEMKPFDITQVEGYWNQDVLKRMNPFPLPKPPLRSQVTEFPRDIKCNVDEDGGIRPAKKQRHVKESDDIEMHCSNECSEQKIMKKDPPHHFIVGSEVEVLSQDSGLRGCWYRALIIKASNAKVKVRYQDILDAVDETKKLEEWIPACREASADEFGFRILGRSMIRPSQQSRECEVPKVVDAGTVVDAWWNDGWWEGIVVRGESEGRLLVYFPGEKRELVFPLGDLRHSREWSENRWIHIRNRADIITAISPHLRMDQHVGGHRSNEAVEAAIKDCKTSRNNEAGCENPLNHRPYSQYDGVDESLAVPDLLKDDSLAHLKWKVSRKRSRSGGSSSSKVQFDNDCMSSPEMGICTRARFLIDATLKVEHDNCKFAGDSLFSSSVVPTLTSLVMSR, encoded by the exons ATGGAGAAATCGGCTGCGGCGGCGTCTCCGTCGAGCGCGGCGTCGTCCGGGTACGTGGCGTGGGAGGAGGTGCCCGTGTCGAGCGACAAGGGGAGGAGGGAGGTCCATTTCTTCCTGAGGCGGAGGGACGGAGGCAAAGATCTGGCCGTGGTGGGGCGGGAAAGGACCTTGAGGCACATGTCCTACAACTGCGCGTTGCGGAGCCGGTCCGCGATTGGGCTCGGGGATTCCTCGCTGGTCTCGAGCCTCAAGTGCCGAAGGGAGGTCGTCGACTGGTTGAACTCCGTCATTCAAG GTCGGTCATCTGAACAGCAGCATCATGCGGACAGTGGCTTTTTGGCTAGAGAAGGTGCACAGAAGCTGGATGTTGGTTTCCCTAGG GATTCTCTGACTGCGAAACTGGGTCATTCTTCCAAGGAGATCCAGTGGATAGGCTCCCCGTGGACATGCAAAAAAAAGCGgaagcattttccttcttttctccgTAAAGGTGTCAAAGTCTCT GTTCATGATTTTGTGTATGTTCTTGCTGAAGAGGATAAACGACTGGTTGCTTACTTAGACGATATGTTCGAGGATTCCAAGGGCAACAAGATGGTTGTTGTACAATGGTTTCACAAAGTTGATGAGGTTGGGATGGATTTGCCTCGCAATTTTAATGACAgagagattttcttttctctttgtctTCAAGATCTCAGCATCGAATGTATTGATGGATTGGCTACTGTCCTCAGTCCCCAGCATTTCAATAAATATATGAATGAGGCAAGCAAATCTTCTTTGGAAATATTTGTTTGCCATAACCTCTTCGAAGAGGATGAGATGAAGCCTTTTGATATTACTCAAGTTGAAGGATACTGGAATCAGGATGTCCTGAAACGTATGAATCCCTTTCCTCTACCGAAACCTCCACTAAGATCTCAGGTGACTGAATTTCCACGAGATATTAAATGCAATGTTGATGAAGATGGTGGTATCAGACCTGCAAAGAAGCAACGCCATGTGAAGGAAAGTGATGACATTGAGATGCATTGTTCGAATGAATGCtctgagcaaaaaataatgaagaaagacCCTccacatcatttcatcgtagGTTCTGAAGTCGAGGTGCTATCTCAAGACAGTGGCTTGAGGGGATGTTGGTACAGAGCTTTAATCATTAAGGCTTCCAATGCCAAAGTTAAGGTTCGTTATCAGGACATTCTGGATGCAGTTGATGAAACAAAGAAGCTTGAG GAGTGGATTCCAGCATGTAGAGAGGCTTCTGCTGATGAATTTGGTTTCAGAATTCTTGGAAGGTCAATGATTCGGCCATCCCAACAGTCTAGAGAATGTGAAGTTCCAAAGGTTGTTGATGCTGGGACTGTTGTGGATGCTTGGTGGAATGATGGGTGGTGGGAGGGCATCGTGGTCCGCGGAGAATCTGAAGGCAGACTGCTTGTCTATTTCCCAG GAGAAAAACGAGAATTAGTCTTCCCACTTGGGGACTTGAGACATTCCCGAGAATGGTCAGAAAATAGATGGATTCATATACGGAATAGAGCTGATATCATCACTGCAATATCGCCTCATTTGCGGATGGATCAGCATGTGGGGGGACATCGCAGTAATGAGGCTGTTGAAGCTGCAATTAAGGACTGTAAGACATCAAGAAACAATGAGGCTGGTTGTGAGAATCCTTTGAATCATCGGCCGTACTCTCAATATGATGGGGTAGATGAGTCGCTGGCTGTTCCAGATCTTCTGAAGGATGATTCTCTTGCTCATTTGAAATGGAAGGTTTCAAGGAAGAGAAGTCGAAGTGGTGGGAGCTCTTCCTCGAAGGTACAGTTTGATAATGACTGTATGAGCTCGCCGGAGATGGGAATCTGTACCCGTGCGAGGTTTTTGATAGATGCCACCCTGAAAGTTGAGCACGACAACTGCAAGTTTGCGGGTGATTCACTTTTCAGTTCTTCAGTTGTGCCGACGCTGACAAGCTTGGTCATGTCCAGGTGA
- the LOC115756507 gene encoding uncharacterized protein LOC115756507 isoform X1, with product MLCICNTTNVFFRKFSDSLQVCCMTMRMSIDCNACCRKLRRIILNMKEIETHLIEKPHSRVSVCGRLRPSDVAIKLRKKMNRRVEILEIEELDSGDEHVEQNPPVTQHNELRTPMNGHQVHPSNVHTQ from the exons ATGCTCTGTATCTGTAATACTACCAATGTTTTCTTTCGTAAATTTTCTGACTCCTTGCAGGTTTGCTGCATGACTATGAGGATGAGCATAGATTGTAATGCTTGTTGCAGGAAACTTAGGAGAATCATCTTGAACATGAAAG AAATCGAGACGCACTTGATCGAGAAACCGCACAGCCGAGTTTCCGTGTGTGGGAGGCTCAGGCCGTCCGATGTGGCTATCaagctgaggaagaagatgaaccgaCGAGTCGAAATATTGGAGATTGAAGAGCTCGATAGCGGCGACGAACACGTCGAGCAAAATCCTCCGGTGACCCAACATAACGAGCTAAGGACACCGATGAATGGGCATCAAGTGCACCCATCGAACGTCCATACCCAATAA
- the LOC115756507 gene encoding uncharacterized protein LOC115756507 isoform X2, with translation MCRMNHGRSMPLKVCCMTMRMSIDCNACCRKLRRIILNMKEIETHLIEKPHSRVSVCGRLRPSDVAIKLRKKMNRRVEILEIEELDSGDEHVEQNPPVTQHNELRTPMNGHQVHPSNVHTQ, from the exons ATGTGTAGGATGAACCACGGCAGGTCCATGCCCCTAAAG GTTTGCTGCATGACTATGAGGATGAGCATAGATTGTAATGCTTGTTGCAGGAAACTTAGGAGAATCATCTTGAACATGAAAG AAATCGAGACGCACTTGATCGAGAAACCGCACAGCCGAGTTTCCGTGTGTGGGAGGCTCAGGCCGTCCGATGTGGCTATCaagctgaggaagaagatgaaccgaCGAGTCGAAATATTGGAGATTGAAGAGCTCGATAGCGGCGACGAACACGTCGAGCAAAATCCTCCGGTGACCCAACATAACGAGCTAAGGACACCGATGAATGGGCATCAAGTGCACCCATCGAACGTCCATACCCAATAA
- the LOC115755356 gene encoding protein NRT1/ PTR FAMILY 3.1-like translates to MAEREQEKHGTEQKGGMVTMPFIFANEVCDKLAVVGFNANMINYLTTKIHMPMTRAANTLTNFGGTASLTPLLGAYVADAYAGRFWTITVASVVYVVGMTLLTLSAVIPQLLPPPCSPSASSPPCQEANGGQLAVLYTVLLLGAIGSGGIRPCVVAFGADQFDETDPKQSARTWKYFNWYYFVMGVSILVAVTVVVYVQEDVGWGLGLGIPTVLMFLSVIALVCGYRLYRILDPAGSPFTRLLQVSVAAFRKRKASVGWDAKAAELYRNDELDAAISLGGKLVHTKHMKFLDKAAIVTREDDPKSPNLWRLSTVHRVEELKSVIRMGPIWASGILLFAAYAQQSTFSIQQAKTMDRRLSESFQVPSGSMQVFTMISMLTTIAFYDRIFVPVAHRFTGLERGITFLHRMGIGFAISILATLVAGLVEVKRKRAASQHGLTNSPHSVIPISAFWLVPQYSLHGIAEAFMSIGHLEFFYDQAPESMRSTATALFWTTISAGNYLSTLLVSVVHRFTAGDDGSNWLPDDNLNRGKLEYFYWLLTLLQAVNLVYYVCCAKYYTFKPVQVHRVDGGDKSEQDEVELASRV, encoded by the exons ATGGCGGAGAGAGAGCAGGAGAAGCATGGCACGGAGCAAAAAGGAGGGATGGTCACGATGCCCTTCATCTTTG CAAATGAAGTGTGCGATAAGTTGGCCGTGGTGGGATTCAATGCCAACATGATTAATTACTTGACCACCAAGATCCACATGCCCATGACCAGAGCTGCCAACACCCTCACCAACTTCGGTGGCACCGCCAGTTTGACACCGTTGCTCGGCGCTTACGTTGCCGATGCCTATGCCGGCCGCTTCTGGACCATTACGGTCGCTTCCGTCGTCTACGTTGTG GGAATGACACTCTTGACCCTATCAGCCGTGATTCCCCAACTCCTGCCGCCCCCATGCAGCCCATCTGCCTCGTCCCCGCCGTGCCAAGAAGCCAACGGAGGCCAGCTTGCAGTGCTATACACGGTTCTCCTGCTCGGGGCCATAGGGTCAGGTGGGATCCGGCCCTGTGTGGTTGCGTTCGGGGCCGACCAGTTTGATGAGACCGACCCGAAGCAATCGGCCAGGACGTGGAAGTACTTCAACTGGTACTACTTCGTGATGGGGGTCTCGATACTGGTGGCGGTGACGGTGGTGGTGTACGTGCAGGAGGATGTGGGGTGGGGCTTGGGGCTTGGGATCCCGACAGTGCTCATGTTCTTGTCGGTGATCGCATTGGTTTGTGGGTACCGACTGTACCGGATCCTCGACCCAGCGGGGAGCCCGTTCACCCGGCTGTTGCAGGTGTCGGTTGCCGCTTTTCGGAAGAGGAAGGCAAGTGTCGGTTGGGACGCGAAGGCGGCGGAGTTGTACCGGAACGATGAGCTCGATGCGGCGATCTCTTTGGGCGGGAAGCTGGTGCACACCAAGCATATGaa ATTCCTTGATAAAGCGGCGATCGTGACCCGAGAAGACGACCCGAAGTCCCCAAACCTGTGGAGGCTGAGCACGGTCCACCGAGTGGAGGAGCTCAAGTCCGTGATCCGAATGGGCCCTATCTGGGCCTCCGGGATTCTGCTCTTCGCGGCCTATGCCCAGCAAAGCACCTTCTCCATCCAACAGGCCAAGACCATGGACCGACGCCTCTCCGAGTCCTTCCAAGTGCCGTCCGGGTCGATGCAAGTGTTCACCATGATCAGCATGCTCACCACCATCGCCTTCTACGACCGCATCTTCGTCCCGGTCGCCCACCGGTTCACGGGACTCGAGCGCGGCATCACCTTCCTCCACCGCATGGGCATCGGCTTCGCCATCTCAATCCTCGCCACTCTTGTCGCAG GTCTCGTCGAAGTGAAGCGAAAGCGAGCCGCGTCGCAACATGGCCTCACCAACTCTCCGCACTCGGTCATCCCCATCTCGGCCTTCTGGCTGGTGCCCCAGTACAGCCTCCACGGGATCGCGGAGGCCTTCATGTCGATCGGGCACCTCGAGTTCTTCTACGACCAGGCGCCGGAGAGCATGAGGAGCACCGCCACCGCGCTGTTCTGGACCACCATCTCGGCCGGCAACTACCTGAGCACCCTACTGGTGAGCGTGGTCCACCGGTTCACCGCGGGGGACGACGGGTCGAACTGGCTCCCCGACGACAACCTGAACAGGGGCAAGCTGGAGTACTTCTACTGGCTACTCACTCTGCTGCAGGCGGTGAACTTGGTCTACTACGTATGTTGCGCCAAGTACTACACGTTCAAGCCTGTTCAGGTCCATAGGGTGGATGGTGGTGACAAGTCCGAGCAAGATGAAGTCGAGCTTGCAAGCAGAGTTTAG
- the LOC115756499 gene encoding ACD11 homolog protein-like, with translation MGVFDEEPSSRSPMDDEKRRNHRDPSKGAAASPLSVIADAFEKLTGSLSIDRRRNDGGGLRLDAFCDACAPVSVLLGCLGIAFNFAELEYVSKVCDLMEASKNYGTLQKIIDVDVANCTVKKQGSHTRNLRRVRLGLDLVRALFEQFLSSHDNSLKEAATTAYSQVCAPYHSWAIRTAVYAGMYALPSRDQLLLKLNENDHSAEKKMRRYINACIPVIEYIDKLYLSRNIRLDW, from the exons ATGGGGGTCTTCGACGAAGAGCCATCGTCGCGATCGCCCATGGATGATGAGAAGCGGAGGAACCACCGCGACCCCTCCAAGGGCGCGGCGGCGTCGCCTCTCTCGGTAATCGCCGACGCGTTCGAGAAACTGACCGGCTCGTTGAGTATTGACCGTAGAAGGAACGACGGCGGAGGGCTCCGGTTGGACGCTTTCTGCGACGCCTGCGCTCCCGTCTCGGTTCTCTTGGGTTGCCTCGGGATCGCCTTCAACTTCGCCGAACTGGAGTACGTCTCCAAG GTGTGTGATCTAATGGAAGCATCAAAAAACTATGGCACTTTACAGAAAataattgatgttgatgttgccAATTGCACAGTGAAGAAGCAAGGAAGCCACACACGGAATCTCCGTCGGGTTAGGCTAGGTCTGGACCTCGTCAGAGCTTTATTTGAGCAATTTCTGTCTTCCCA TGACAACTCCTTGAAGGAAGCAGCTACCACAGCTTATTCTCAGGTTTGTGCGCCATATCACTCATGGGCAATCCGGACAGCAGTTTATGCAGGAATGTATGCCCTCCCATCAAGGGATCAGCTTCTGCTAAAGCTCAATGAGAATG ATCATAGTGCGGAAAAGAAGATGAGGAGGTACATCAACGCCTGTATCCCAGTGATCGAGTACATTGATAAGCTTTATCTATCTAGGAACATAAGATTGGACTGGTGA